From one Streptococcus pneumoniae genomic stretch:
- a CDS encoding beta-glucoside-specific PTS transporter subunit IIABC, which translates to MKYKETAQAILKAVGGEANVVSATHCVTRLRLVLKDEQAVSDDVVKNIPNVIGVMRKNGQYQVILGNDVANYYQAFAKLGHFGGEAQPSTEKKGNVFATIIEYIAGSMTPLIPAMLGGGMLKVLVIILPMLGLLPADSQTIAFLSVFGDAPYYFMPIFLGFSAAKKLHVTPILAMSVAGILLHPNFVQMVNDGNPMALFGAPVTPANYGSSVIPILIMVWLMKYIETAVNKVVPAVTKSFLQPTIVLFISGFIALVLVGPLGVIVGDGLSNLIQQMYGAAGWLTLAILGAIMPFIVMTGMHWAFAPIFLAASVATPDVLILPAMLGANLAQGAASMAVALKSKNQNTKQIAFAAGFSALLAGITEPALYGVTLKYKKPIYAAMIGGGVAGLFAGIVGLRAYLFAVPSLIALPQFINADQPANFTNALIAAALSITISFVLAYILGIDEEPQVTNLENVPTGASTTKKIVSPLKGKVLPLEQVNDETFAGKLLGEGIAIVPSNGTVVSPIKGVVSSVFPTKHAIGLISEDGVEVLIHFGLETVNLKGEGFTSFVKEGDSVQQGDKLLEVNLDDLIEKGYDVTTPIIVTNTQTFLDVLPMTDKTEVEKGDDILAIL; encoded by the coding sequence ATGAAATACAAAGAAACTGCCCAAGCTATTTTAAAGGCTGTTGGGGGAGAAGCTAATGTTGTCAGTGCAACCCACTGCGTGACCAGACTGCGCTTGGTTTTGAAAGATGAACAAGCCGTATCTGATGATGTTGTGAAAAACATTCCAAACGTGATTGGTGTCATGCGTAAGAATGGTCAATATCAGGTAATTTTAGGAAATGATGTTGCTAATTACTACCAAGCTTTTGCAAAGCTAGGACATTTTGGTGGAGAGGCGCAGCCTTCAACTGAGAAAAAAGGAAATGTTTTTGCTACTATTATCGAATATATTGCAGGATCGATGACTCCTTTAATTCCAGCTATGTTGGGAGGAGGAATGCTAAAGGTTCTCGTTATTATCCTACCAATGCTGGGATTATTGCCTGCTGATTCGCAGACCATTGCCTTTTTAAGCGTTTTTGGTGATGCGCCTTATTATTTCATGCCAATCTTTTTAGGATTTTCAGCCGCTAAAAAGCTACATGTGACACCGATTTTGGCCATGTCCGTCGCTGGGATTCTACTGCATCCAAACTTTGTCCAAATGGTGAACGACGGTAATCCTATGGCTCTCTTTGGAGCGCCTGTTACACCAGCTAACTATGGCTCGTCGGTTATTCCAATTCTCATCATGGTTTGGTTGATGAAGTATATTGAAACAGCGGTTAATAAAGTAGTTCCAGCCGTGACCAAAAGTTTCTTGCAGCCAACCATTGTCTTGTTTATCTCTGGTTTTATCGCTCTTGTTCTTGTTGGTCCTCTTGGAGTGATTGTCGGAGATGGTTTATCTAACCTTATTCAGCAAATGTACGGAGCAGCAGGTTGGTTGACTTTGGCAATTTTGGGAGCAATTATGCCATTTATCGTCATGACAGGAATGCACTGGGCTTTTGCACCGATTTTCCTAGCAGCATCTGTTGCAACACCTGATGTCTTGATCTTGCCAGCTATGCTCGGTGCCAACCTCGCTCAAGGGGCAGCATCTATGGCAGTAGCCCTAAAAAGTAAAAATCAAAATACCAAACAAATCGCTTTTGCAGCAGGATTTTCAGCGCTTTTAGCAGGAATTACGGAACCAGCCCTCTACGGGGTAACCTTGAAATATAAGAAACCAATTTATGCAGCTATGATTGGTGGCGGTGTAGCAGGACTGTTTGCTGGAATCGTGGGCTTGCGTGCTTATCTCTTTGCAGTGCCGTCCTTGATTGCCTTGCCACAATTTATCAATGCGGACCAACCTGCTAATTTCACAAATGCCTTGATTGCGGCTGCACTCAGTATCACAATCAGTTTCGTACTTGCCTATATTTTAGGAATTGATGAAGAACCTCAAGTAACGAATTTAGAAAATGTCCCAACAGGTGCTTCAACGACTAAAAAGATTGTCTCACCATTGAAAGGAAAGGTCCTTCCACTTGAACAAGTAAACGATGAAACATTTGCAGGAAAATTGCTCGGTGAAGGTATTGCCATTGTGCCGTCAAATGGAACAGTTGTCTCTCCGATTAAGGGAGTGGTATCATCTGTCTTTCCAACCAAACATGCGATTGGTTTGATAAGCGAAGACGGAGTAGAAGTGTTGATTCATTTCGGTCTAGAGACGGTCAATCTCAAAGGAGAAGGCTTTACGAGCTTTGTGAAAGAAGGAGATAGTGTTCAGCAAGGAGATAAACTTCTCGAAGTGAATCTTGACGACCTTATCGAAAAGGGGTATGATGTAACAACACCGATTATCGTAACCAATACCCAAACTTTCCTGGATGTCTTGCCAATGACGGATAAGACAGAAGTGGAAAAAGGTGACGATATACTAGCGATTTTATAA
- a CDS encoding fructose-specific PTS transporter subunit EIIC: MKIQDLLRKDVMLLDLAATEKVAVIEEMIASLVENGYVTDFETFKEGILKREAQTSTGLGDGIAMPHSKNAAVKEATVLFAKSNKGVDYESLDGQPTDLFFMIAAPEGANDTHLAALAELSQYLMKDGFADKLRQASSSDEVLALFDQAEEKSEPEVVAPVNGDDFIVAVTACTTGIAHTYMAQEALQKVAAEMGVGIKVETNGASGVGNQLTADDIKCAKAVIVAADKAVEMERFDGKKVISRPVADGIRKTEELIHLALNGGGDVYHASQKEATSSSASAAGGFYKHLMSGVSQMLPFVIGGGILIALAFLFDQFMGVPKDSLGSLGSYHEIAAIFKSIGGAAFGFMLPVLAGYIAYSIAEKPGLAPGFVAGSMASAGLAFGKVPFAAGGEASLALAGVSSGFLGALVGGFLAGYTVNFLKKALAGLPKSLEGIKSILLYPLLGTMVTGLLMLLVNIPMAAINTGLNNFLEGLSGSSAVLLGLVVGGMMAIDMGGPFNKAAYIFGTGTLAATVSTGGSIVMAAVMAGGMVPPLAVFVATLLFKDKFTEEERNSGLTNIVMGLSFITEGAIPFGAADPARAIPSFIAGSALAGALVGLAGIKLIAPHGGIFVIALTSNPILYLVFILIGAIVSGILFGALRKPLNK; this comes from the coding sequence ATGAAAATTCAGGATTTACTGAGAAAAGATGTGATGTTGCTAGATTTAGCAGCAACTGAAAAAGTGGCAGTTATTGAAGAAATGATTGCAAGCTTGGTGGAGAATGGCTATGTGACAGATTTTGAAACCTTTAAAGAAGGGATTTTAAAGCGTGAAGCTCAGACATCCACTGGTCTAGGTGATGGGATTGCCATGCCTCACAGTAAAAATGCTGCGGTAAAAGAGGCGACAGTTCTCTTTGCTAAATCAAACAAAGGGGTAGATTACGAAAGTTTAGACGGTCAGCCAACAGACTTGTTCTTTATGATTGCAGCGCCAGAAGGAGCAAATGACACGCACTTGGCAGCTCTTGCAGAATTGTCCCAATACTTGATGAAAGATGGTTTTGCAGATAAATTGAGACAAGCAAGCTCGTCAGACGAAGTCTTGGCTTTGTTTGACCAAGCAGAAGAAAAATCTGAACCAGAAGTAGTTGCCCCAGTCAATGGCGATGACTTTATCGTTGCGGTAACAGCATGTACCACAGGAATTGCACATACCTATATGGCTCAAGAAGCGCTTCAAAAAGTAGCAGCAGAAATGGGCGTTGGTATCAAGGTGGAAACCAATGGTGCAAGTGGTGTCGGCAATCAATTAACAGCAGACGATATCAAATGTGCCAAAGCGGTTATCGTGGCTGCAGATAAGGCTGTTGAGATGGAGCGTTTTGATGGCAAGAAAGTCATCAGTCGTCCAGTAGCAGATGGGATTCGTAAAACTGAAGAACTCATCCATTTAGCTCTGAATGGTGGTGGTGATGTTTATCATGCTAGCCAAAAAGAGGCAACATCAAGCAGCGCAAGTGCGGCAGGTGGTTTTTACAAGCACTTGATGAGCGGTGTCAGCCAAATGTTGCCATTTGTGATTGGTGGCGGTATTCTGATTGCTCTTGCTTTCCTATTTGACCAATTTATGGGTGTGCCTAAGGACTCGCTTGGTAGTCTTGGTTCTTACCATGAGATTGCAGCGATTTTCAAGAGTATTGGTGGGGCAGCCTTTGGCTTTATGTTGCCAGTTTTAGCGGGTTATATCGCCTATTCTATCGCGGAAAAGCCAGGTTTGGCACCCGGTTTTGTAGCTGGTAGCATGGCTTCTGCTGGACTTGCCTTTGGAAAAGTACCATTTGCAGCAGGTGGCGAAGCAAGTCTTGCGCTTGCAGGAGTGTCTTCTGGTTTCCTTGGAGCACTTGTGGGAGGATTCCTTGCAGGTTATACCGTTAATTTCTTGAAAAAAGCCCTAGCAGGTCTTCCAAAATCCTTGGAAGGAATCAAGTCAATCCTTCTTTATCCATTGCTTGGAACGATGGTTACTGGCTTGTTGATGCTTCTTGTCAATATTCCAATGGCAGCTATTAACACAGGCTTGAATAACTTCCTTGAAGGCTTGTCTGGTAGCTCAGCTGTTCTCCTTGGTCTTGTCGTAGGAGGCATGATGGCGATTGATATGGGTGGTCCTTTCAATAAAGCGGCCTATATCTTTGGTACAGGAACACTTGCAGCAACGGTATCAACAGGCGGATCAATCGTGATGGCAGCTGTTATGGCAGGCGGAATGGTGCCTCCGCTTGCAGTCTTTGTAGCAACGCTCTTGTTCAAAGATAAATTCACAGAAGAAGAACGCAATTCTGGTTTGACCAATATTGTCATGGGATTGTCATTTATCACTGAGGGTGCGATTCCATTTGGTGCAGCAGACCCAGCGCGTGCTATTCCAAGCTTTATTGCAGGATCAGCTTTAGCAGGAGCTCTTGTAGGTTTGGCAGGTATTAAGCTGATAGCTCCACACGGAGGAATCTTTGTTATCGCTCTTACCAGCAACCCAATCTTGTACCTTGTCTTTATCTTGATTGGCGCTATTGTCAGTGGTATCCTCTTTGGTGCCCTTCGTAAACCATTGAACAAATAA
- the licT gene encoding BglG family transcription antiterminator LicT produces the protein MIIKRILNHNAVIATNKKEVDILLFGKGIAFAKKVGDEVNVDSIEKSFLLKNRDNMTRFTELFINVPLELVYICEKIINLGKIKLGNNFDEIIYINLTDHIQSSIERHKEGIVITNPLKWEIAKYYPEEYKVGKQALEIIKKDANIELAEDEAAFIALHFVNANLENNFQESYKITEIIMKIEQIVKNFYVTEFDQESIEYYRFITHIKLFAHRLLAHEYYQEDDDDDLLALMSKKYPKEYECGQEVAHYIQDEYDYRLSSSELLYLTAHIRRLTKNLY, from the coding sequence ATGATCATAAAACGAATTTTAAACCACAATGCAGTTATTGCAACGAATAAGAAAGAAGTCGATATTCTACTGTTTGGTAAGGGAATTGCCTTTGCCAAGAAGGTGGGCGATGAGGTTAATGTTGATAGTATTGAAAAAAGCTTCCTGTTAAAAAATAGGGACAATATGACGCGATTCACGGAGCTTTTTATCAATGTGCCGCTGGAGTTGGTCTATATCTGCGAAAAGATTATTAACCTCGGTAAGATAAAATTAGGCAATAATTTTGATGAAATTATCTATATCAATCTGACAGATCATATTCAGTCAAGTATCGAACGTCATAAGGAAGGGATTGTGATTACCAATCCTCTCAAATGGGAAATTGCTAAATACTATCCTGAAGAATACAAGGTTGGGAAACAGGCCTTGGAGATTATCAAGAAAGATGCGAATATTGAGCTGGCAGAAGATGAGGCAGCCTTTATTGCCCTTCATTTTGTCAATGCTAATCTTGAGAATAATTTTCAAGAGTCTTATAAAATAACCGAAATTATCATGAAGATTGAACAGATTGTCAAAAATTTTTATGTGACAGAGTTTGATCAAGAATCAATCGAGTATTATCGGTTCATCACCCATATCAAGCTCTTTGCCCACCGTTTGCTAGCGCATGAATATTATCAGGAAGATGACGATGATGATTTGCTGGCTCTGATGAGTAAAAAATATCCCAAAGAATATGAATGTGGGCAAGAAGTTGCTCACTATATTCAGGATGAATATGACTATCGCTTGAGTTCAAGTGAATTACTGTATTTAACAGCCCATATACGTCGTCTAACAAAAAATCTATACTAA
- the pfkB gene encoding 1-phosphofructokinase — protein sequence MIYTVTLNPSIDYIVRLDKVEVGSVNRMESDDTFAGGKGINVSRVLKRLGMESTATGFIGGFTGKFITDTLEEEAIATNFVTVAEDTRINVKIKADAETEINGTGPFVSDEKLAELKAILEQLSADDTVVFAGSSAKNLGNEVYKELIPLARKSGAQVVCDFEGQTLLDALSYEPLLVKPNNHELGTIFGVELKDLDVIEQYARELLTKGAQHVIISMAGDGALLVTQEGAYFAKPIKGVVKNSVGAGDSMVAGFTGEFVRSHDPLEAFKWGVACGTATTFSDDLATAAYIEEIYQKVEVEKR from the coding sequence ATGATTTATACTGTAACACTCAATCCGTCCATTGACTACATTGTCCGCTTGGATAAGGTCGAGGTCGGGAGTGTGAATCGCATGGAAAGCGATGATACCTTTGCCGGTGGAAAAGGAATTAACGTTAGCCGTGTCTTGAAACGTTTGGGAATGGAAAGTACTGCGACTGGTTTTATCGGTGGTTTTACAGGGAAATTCATCACCGACACTTTAGAAGAAGAAGCTATCGCAACGAACTTTGTCACAGTAGCAGAGGATACGCGGATCAATGTGAAAATCAAGGCAGATGCCGAAACCGAGATTAACGGAACAGGGCCTTTTGTTTCAGATGAAAAATTAGCAGAACTAAAAGCGATTTTAGAACAATTATCTGCCGATGATACGGTTGTCTTTGCAGGATCTAGCGCTAAAAATCTAGGCAATGAAGTTTATAAGGAATTGATTCCTTTGGCTCGAAAATCCGGTGCTCAGGTGGTTTGTGATTTTGAAGGTCAGACGCTTCTTGATGCTCTTAGCTATGAGCCTTTATTGGTCAAGCCAAATAATCATGAATTGGGAACTATTTTCGGTGTAGAGTTGAAGGATTTGGATGTGATTGAGCAGTATGCGAGAGAATTGCTTACAAAAGGTGCTCAGCATGTCATTATTTCCATGGCTGGAGACGGTGCTCTTCTTGTGACTCAAGAGGGAGCTTACTTTGCAAAGCCAATTAAAGGTGTTGTTAAAAATTCAGTCGGTGCGGGTGATTCGATGGTGGCAGGATTTACAGGAGAGTTTGTTCGTAGTCACGATCCACTTGAAGCCTTCAAATGGGGAGTAGCGTGTGGAACAGCAACTACCTTCTCAGATGACTTGGCAACGGCTGCTTATATTGAGGAAATTTATCAAAAAGTTGAGGTAGAAAAACGATGA
- the brnQ gene encoding branched-chain amino acid transport system II carrier protein: MIKKGSLTGLLLFGIFFGAGNLIFPPTLGALSGENFWPAISGFVLSGVGIAVLTLIIGTLNPKGYVSEISRKIAPWFATAYLVALYLSIGPFFAIPRTATTAYEVGIAPLLSGSSNWGLLLFTICYFAAAYLISLNPSKILDLVGRILTPLFAFLIVVLVILGAIKYGNAETLAASGTYMNAAFGTGFLEGYNTLDALASVAFSVIAVETMNQLGFASKKEYVSTIWVVGIVVALAFSALYVGLGFLGNHFPIPADVMASDANKGVYVLSQATQAIFGPSAQIFLAIMVTMTCFTTTVGLIVSTSEFFVKTFPKFGYKVYATLFTLIGFGIANIGLSAIIQYSVPVLQILYPITIAIVLLVIVNRLVPLSKRGMQITIALVTIIAFATILGNQFNLEGLNQLINSLPFADASLPWLMPALIGLVIAFILPDKQVAESFEME; encoded by the coding sequence ATGATTAAAAAAGGTTCGTTAACAGGACTCCTCCTGTTTGGTATATTTTTTGGTGCTGGAAATCTGATTTTCCCACCAACCTTAGGTGCTTTATCAGGTGAGAACTTCTGGCCAGCCATTAGTGGATTTGTCTTGTCTGGTGTGGGGATTGCAGTTTTGACCCTCATTATCGGAACGCTCAATCCTAAGGGCTATGTGTCTGAGATTTCTCGAAAAATCGCTCCTTGGTTTGCAACGGCATATCTTGTAGCGCTCTATTTATCAATTGGTCCTTTCTTTGCGATTCCACGAACGGCAACGACCGCTTATGAAGTAGGAATTGCGCCACTTCTATCAGGAAGCAGCAACTGGGGCTTGTTGCTCTTTACGATTTGTTATTTTGCAGCAGCTTATTTGATTTCCCTCAATCCATCGAAGATTTTGGACTTGGTGGGGCGTATCTTAACTCCCTTATTTGCTTTCTTGATCGTTGTTTTGGTCATCTTAGGAGCAATCAAATATGGAAATGCAGAGACTCTTGCAGCGTCTGGAACTTACATGAATGCAGCGTTTGGAACAGGATTCTTAGAAGGATATAATACGCTTGATGCCCTTGCCTCTGTTGCTTTTAGTGTAATCGCCGTTGAAACCATGAATCAACTTGGTTTTGCTTCTAAAAAAGAATATGTATCGACCATCTGGGTTGTCGGAATCGTAGTAGCTTTAGCCTTTAGTGCGCTGTATGTCGGACTTGGTTTCTTGGGAAATCACTTCCCAATCCCAGCAGATGTGATGGCATCTGACGCCAACAAGGGTGTTTATGTATTGTCTCAAGCAACACAAGCGATCTTTGGACCAAGTGCACAGATTTTCCTTGCCATCATGGTGACGATGACCTGCTTTACAACAACAGTGGGCTTGATTGTATCAACCTCAGAATTCTTTGTCAAAACCTTCCCGAAATTCGGCTATAAGGTCTATGCAACGCTCTTTACCTTGATTGGCTTTGGTATTGCGAATATCGGCTTGTCTGCCATCATTCAGTATTCAGTGCCAGTTTTGCAAATCCTATACCCGATTACGATTGCTATTGTTCTTTTAGTGATTGTCAATCGTTTGGTTCCTTTGTCAAAAAGAGGCATGCAAATTACGATTGCTTTGGTGACAATTATCGCCTTTGCGACAATTCTTGGAAATCAGTTTAACCTAGAAGGGCTTAATCAACTGATTAATAGCCTGCCATTTGCAGATGCGTCGCTCCCATGGTTAATGCCAGCCTTGATTGGTTTGGTGATTGCCTTTATCTTGCCAGATAAGCAAGTTGCAGAGAGCTTTGAAATGGAATAA